A window of the Drosophila simulans strain w501 chromosome 2L, Prin_Dsim_3.1, whole genome shotgun sequence genome harbors these coding sequences:
- the LOC6732751 gene encoding uncharacterized protein LOC6732751 encodes MCFNVLGVSNLLPDCSIENQVHLYSLLQQLQNQDRRPEEVSDELRDRYNVFRQVLPNYPAPEQPDDDLLIFVNELFLDQPIASTFTDIESSGGETCESSLDSDSGQIGIGMDRHH; translated from the coding sequence ATGTGTTTTAATGTACTGGGCGTGAGCAATCTTCTACCCGATTGCAGCATTGAAAACCAGGTCCATCTGTACTCTTTGCTGCAGCAACTCCAGAACCAGGATCGTCGTCCGGAGGAAGTGAGTGACGAGTTGCGGGATCGCTACAACGTATTCCGCCAGGTTTTGCCCAACTACCCGGCACCGGAACAGCCAGACGACGATCTGCTGATATTCGTTAATGAGTTGTTCCTGGACCAGCCTATTGCATCGACCTTCACAGACATTGAATCATCCGGCGGGGAGACCTGCGAATCCAGTCTGGATAGTGACTCCGGGCAGATCGGCATCGGGATGGACCGTCACCATTAG
- the LOC6732754 gene encoding protein hairy, whose translation MTAKRDKDYSKNKSAPGIGFTAAGSTNGSGIKSIGLVSSTQNVTSSQDISKRTNKPLMEKRRRARINQSLAILKALILESTKSQNAKNGEGQAKHTKLEKADILELTVRHFQRHRNLDDPTVNKYRAGYTDCAREVARYLATPEPPPMGTMPTLAEPGSKARLLRHLDQCIAEIDVEICPHSTAAFAESPSSSSCFDLNHAKKSQPEEHSLDYSSQDSNPVDYSKGLKMVAAEQRTLPVTPAPQDENNNRGLQAQAQTPIPIQVQSQTQGQTSPHVDAVAPSELSYEEDRNKVCANVLEQYKQQLKAHVQQQPDSANGVLVLPPHYVQLAAALGLSAQPLVDPIATRTDFERLIELQRVQPHLAGKLSPSFPGGLEAAHVAAAAAAYANSMAVAASAGASVAAMATSGAGTPTVHQERPASVAASVSSGVSMSELKSMPATQQSSPRSESGIGSNENEAPATSPRPQTSNAARQALRQRQEEEYHYMAQAAAAAAAAGQDESMWRPW comes from the exons atgaCAGCAAAACGTGATAAGGATTactcaaaaaataaatcagcaCCTG GCATCGGATTCACCGCCGCCGGCTCAACCAATGGCAGCGGCATAAAGTCCATCGGGCTGGTGAGCTCCACGCAGAATGTGACTTCGTCGCAGGACATCAGCAAGCGGACAAACAAACCACTCATGGAGAAGCGCCGGCGGGCGCGAATCAACCAGAGCCTGGCCATCCTGAAGGCCCTCATCCTCGAGTCCACCAAGAGCCAAAATGCCAAGAACGGCGAGGGCCAGGCGAAGCACACCAAGCTAGAGAAGGCGGACATCCTGGAGCTAACCGTCCGCCACTTTCAGCGGCATCGCAATCTCGACGATCCCA CGGTTAACAAATACCGAGCTGGTTACACGGACTGCGCTCGCGAGGTGGCTCGTTATCTGGCCACCCCGGAACCGCCGCCCATGGGCACCATGCCAACCTTAGCGGAGCCCGGCTCCAAGGCACGACTGCTGCGGCACCTGGACCAGTGCATAGCCGAGATCGACGTGGAGATCTGTCCCCATTCGACGGCCGCGTTTGCCGAAAGTCCCAGCAGTAGCAGCTGCTTCGACCTGAATCACGCGAAGAAGTCGCAGCCCGAGGAGCATTCGCTGGACTACAGCAGCCAGGACTCAAATCCGGTGGACTACAGCAAGGGTCTGAAAATGGTGGCCGCTGAGCAGAGGACGCTGCCAGTGACGCCGGCGCCCCAGGATGAGAACAACAATCGTGGACTCCAGGCGCAGGCGCAAACCCCGATTCCAATACAGGTGCAAAGCCAGACACAAGGCCAGACATCGCCGCACGTAGATGCCGTCGCTCCCAGCGAACTGAGCTACGAGGAGGATCGCAACAAGGTGTGCGCCAATGTCCTGGAGCAGTACAAGCAGCAGCTGAAGGCGCacgtgcagcagcaaccagaCTCCGCCAATGGAGTTCTGGTCCTGCCGCCCCACTATGTCCAGCTGGCAGCGGCCCTTGGCCTTAGTGCCCAGCCGCTGGTGGATCCGATTGCCACACGTACGGATTTCGAGCGGTTGATCGAGTTGCAACGGGTTCAGCCACATTTGGCCGGCAAGTTGAGTCCCAGTTTTCCGGGCGGCTTGGAGGCTGCTCATGTGGCTGCCGCCGCAGCGGCTTATGCCAACAGCATGGCTGTGGCCGCTTCAGCAGGAGCCTCAGTTGCCGCAATGGCTACTTCCGGTGCCGGAACGCCAACGGTGCACCAAGAGAGACCTGCCTCGGTGGCAGCGTCTGTCAGTTCCGGCGTCTCGATGTCGGAACTGAAGTCCATGCCCGCCACGCAGCAATCCTCACCAAGATCCGAGAGTGGCATCGGTTCCAATGAGAACGAGGCTCCGGCGACCAGTCCGCGACCCCAGACAAGCAACGCCGCTCGTCAGGCTCTAAGGCAACGTCAGGAGGAGGAGTATCACTACATGGCCcaggcggcagctgctgcagcagcagctggacagGATGAGAGCATGTGGCGGCCCTGGTGA
- the LOC6732755 gene encoding protein hook, protein MSAPKNEMYYSLLEWFKTLNLNAPHADAESLADGVALAQALNQFAPESFTDAWLSKIKASAVGSNWRLRMSNLKKVTQSVYDYYSDVLNYSLSDFSKPDLQRIAEKCDLGELERLLQLVLGCAVNCAEKQSYITEIMCLEEELQANIMRALQELEATRQASTPEGGVASSLSRGSRTGLLDSKAVQEDRDALAQKCFETEKKMLLLIDEKTNLQQELHKLQQEFARLEQHSTVIGDDGVSLGPVQTGSVRYNELRRQLDLLKEELLQSEGAREDLKIKAQQQDTDLLHMQMRIEELMKSSAEVTTLKDEVDVLRESNDKLKICEAQLDTYKKKLEDYNDLKKQVKILEERSADYVQQNAQFEEDAKRYANTKGQVELFKKEIQDLHAKLDAESSKNVKLEFDNKNLEGKNLALQRAKDSLLKERDNLREAVDELKCGQLSSSTALTGTTVSRELQPSATVEKLQRLEAENKALREGQGGQTALAQLLDDANKRCENLREQLKTANERILSLSHASQSDDPILKESEFGKQIKQLMELNEQKTLQLEEAVTQSTSLQCKVTQLETNLSAREQEILVYDAKYRKCVEKAKEVIKSIDPRIASALDASVLEKSADLVEEEPKPKMSVMEEQLMTSAFYRLGVNAQRDAIDSKLAILMGSGQTFLARQRQSAPRKSLSAMKSK, encoded by the exons ATGTCCGCGCCCAAGAACGAGATGTATTACAGCCTGCTGGAGTGGTTCAAGACCCTCAATCTAAATGCCCCGCATGCGGATGCGGAATCCCTGGCCGACGGAGTGGCACTGGCTCAG GCCCTCAACCAGTTCGCACCCGAATCCTTCACCGACGCTTGGCTGTCCAAGATCAAAGCCAGCGCCGTGGGCAGCAACTGGCGACTGCGAATGAGCAATCTGAAAAAAGTGACCCAGTCCGTGTACGACTACTACAGCGATGTACTCAACTACTCGCTGAGTGATTTCTCGAAGCCAGATCTGCAGAGGATAGCCGAGAAGTGCGACTTGGGAGAGCTGGAGCGCTTGCTGCAGTTGGTCCTTGGTTGCGCCGTGAACTGTGCCGAGAAGCAGTCCTACATCACGGAGATCATGTGTCTGGAAGAGGAACTGCAGGCGAATATAATGCGCGCCCTTCAGGAACTTGAGGCCACGAGGCAAGCATCCACGCCGGAGGGCGGTGTAGCCAGTTCCTTGTCTCGTGGTTCTCGCACCGGACTCCTGGACAGCAAGGCAGTTCAGGAGGATCGAGACGCCCTGGCTCAAAAATGCTTTGAGACGGAAAAGAAAATGCTCCTTCTCATAGACGAGAAAACGAATCTGCAACAGGAGTTGCATAAGCTGCAGCAAGAGTTTGCCCGCCTAGAGCAACACTCCACGGTAATCGGAGATGATGGAGTCTCCTTGGGACCAGTCCAAACAGGATCTGTGCGCTACAACGAACTGCGGCGTCAATTGGACCTACTAAAAGAGGAACTTCTGCAGTCTGAAGGAGCTCGGGAGGACCTTAAAATCAAAGCCCAGCAACAAGATACCGATCTGCTTCACATGCAAATGCGAATAGAGGAACTAATG AAAAGTTCCGCTGAAGTGACCACACTGAAGGATGAAGTGGATGTTCTGCGGGAGTCCAACGACAAGCTTAAGATATGCGAGGCCCAGCTTGACACGTATAAAAAGAAGCTAGAAGACTATAACGACCTGAAGAAACAAGTAAAAATTCTGGAGGAGCGTAGCGCCGACTATGTGCAGCAGAATGCGCAGTTTGAGGAAGATGCGAAACGATATGCCAACACCAAAGGCCAAGTGGAGCTGTTCAAGAAAGAGATTCAAGACCTTCATGCCAAGCTGGACGCCGAGAGCAGCAAGAATGTAAAGTTGGAGTTTGATAACAAGAATTTGGAGGGCAAGAACCTGGCACTGCAGCGGGCCAAGGATAGTTTGCTCAAGGAGCGAGACAACCTTCGCGAGGCAGTCGACGAGCTGAAATGCGGACAATTGTCCTCGAGCACAGCGCTGACAGGCACCACGGTTTCCAGGGAACTGCAACCGTCGGCCACTGTGGAAAAACTACAGCGCCTGGAGGCGGAGAACAAGGCTCTGCGCGAGGGACAGGGTGGCCAGACAGCTTTGGCG CAACTTCTGGACGATGCCAATAAACGCTGCGAGAATTTGCGTGAGCAGCTAAAAACAGCCAATGAACGTATACTTTCCCTGTCGCATGCTTCTCAAAGCGATGATCCCATTTTAAAaga GAGCGAGTtcggcaaacaaatcaaacagTTGATGGAGCTAAATGAACAAAAGA CACTCCAACTGGAGGAAGCTGTTACCCAAAGCACGTCTCTGCAATGCAAGGTGACTCAGCTGGAAACCAATTTATCAGCACGTGAGCAGGAAATTCTGGTGTATGACGCCAAATACCGAAAATGCGTGGAGAAAGCTAAGGAGGTGATCAAAAGCATAGATCCTCGAATTGCCAGTG CTCTGGATGCCAGCGTACTGGAAAAGAGTGCTGATCTCGTCGAGGAGGAGCCCAAGCCCAAGATGAGTGTGATGGAGGAGCAACTTATGACCTCCGCCTTCTACAGACTGGGTGTCAATGCCCAGCGCGATGCAATCGACTCTAAGCTGGCAATATTGATGGGCTCGGGCCAGACATTCCTTGCCCGCCAGCGGCAGTCCGCGCCGCGCAAATCTCTAAGTGCAATGAAATCAAAGTAG
- the LOC6732756 gene encoding uncharacterized protein C1orf50 homolog: MKRAAEMDQLTYQTAVKKAQLVERNPQLQINPMRVSMHQEEDIIELAQQIQNADKQLKNTTCHKLGVIMEQIKMLQAQAMEILKESTLNRDLHSAACNFTKKPGQIYHLYQRPSGQNYFSMLSPEEWNLSVDQTFKGSYRLEYDLSWTPLDKIKEQDEKLKWTEQCMQKALDGGRGSAMAIDFNINND, encoded by the exons ATGAAAAGAGCCGCCGAAATGGACCAATTAACGTATCAGACAGCTGTAAAAAAGG cccaACTGGTTGAGAGGAATCCCCAGTTGCAGATCAACCCCATGCGTGTATCCATGCACCAGGAGGAAGACATCATCGAATTGGCCCAACAAATCCAGAATGCtgataaacaattaaaaaacacaACTTGCCACAAGCTGGGGGTCATAATGGAGCAG ATCAAAATGCTTCAGGCCCAAGCGATGGAGATACTTAAGGAGTCCACTCTCAACCGAGATCTGCACAGTGCGGCTTGTAATTTCACCAAAAAACCCGGACAAATCTATCATCTTTATCAAAGGCCATCGGGTCAAAACTATTTCAGCATGCTATCACCGGAA GAATGGAATCTTTCCGTTGACCAAACATTCAAAGGCAGCTACAGATTGGAATACGATTTGAGCTGGACCCCACTGGATAAGATTAAGGAGCAGGATGAGAAGCTTAAGTGGACGGAGCAGTGCATGCAAAAGGCACTAGATGGTGGGCGTGGTTCGGCCATGGCAATTGACTTTAATATAAACAATGATTGA
- the LOC6732757 gene encoding E3 ubiquitin-protein ligase MIB2, with product MRASIPPGIRVVRGPDWIWSNQDDGEGHVGTVCEIGRCGSTHSPENTVVVNWDSGHRTNYRVGYQNQYDLTIVDNAQVGVRHSNVVCDGCSKAGIAGIVFKCAQCPNYHLCAYCYAEDLHDIEHPFIRYTTPNSLGVRLPMRKGAKRIQLRGIFVGSKVVRGPDWEWNEQDGGEGRTGRVMEIRGWDNESCRSVANVSWVTGSTNVYRLGHKGNVDLKYITATCGGHYYKDHMPVLGQTEELQPVAPMVKPSFSVGDRVKVCLEVDALMKLQQGHGGWNPRMVEHLSKLGTVHRITDKGDIRVQYENCPNRWTFHPAALVKVVSFRVGDLVTIINDANKVQQLQKGHGEWIEIMRHALGKICKVVKVYSDGDLRIQQLDDGFEWTLNPKCVKLERSPLATAAERSNSMMDLSHRRADHVMTPLSGLSGSSVADKLVREAAQGHLDFVRQYLDVNPSQVDVMSGGKACIQVASHQGYVDLVSYLISKGANVNAVDKEGDSALHYAAFGNQPATMRVLLQHGAEVNFLNSSHCSALHICAHKKTPHCVRELLQHNANVNIQDSYGDTALHDAIGKENTEVVELLCNAPNLDFTVKNNRGFNVLHHAALKGNVVAARRILLLSRQLVNVRKDDGFAALHLAALNGHAQVVETLVTEGQAELDIRNNRQQTPFLLAVSQGHAGVIERLVRLSCDVNAKDEDGDNAMHLCVIKKSNLQSAAEPQPEEAPEIHKFYLSLVHSSIRPEDRLMYSILIYLSRAGCRVELNNANASIFEWITDRHIRQLIFGQQGEAESLPRNLQALEVSAVSADGEESSASAGAESNGAGPGSVAAPPPPQRQTFELMPKPNDIPAIGVGASPSTPSASPGVKKLNSDATQQNVSPQVAPRKKAPKPPVTTSSTSTALEAGAAGPSTSPVIVPGPQECIVCNEILPMVRFEPCQHQIACEECGIRMKKCLRCAVAIERRLTVSGRVVALPTSTSPSDPTRLPSGDLLRYLENKVLEFEESHFCGICMERKRDVAFLCGHGACSHCAETLRTCHMCRKTILKKINLY from the exons ATGCGAGCCTCCATTCCGCCCGGCATTCGAGTGGTGCGCGGACCCGACTGGATCTGGTCGAATCAAG ACGACGGAGAAGGTCACGTTGGAACCGTTTGCGAAATCGGACGTTGCGGATCGACACATTCGCCGGAAAACACTGTTGTGGTCAACTGGGATTCCGGACACCGGACCAATTACCGTGTGGGCTACCAAAACCAGTACGACTTGACAATTGTAGATAATGCTCAAGTTG GAGTTCGTCACTCAAATGTTGTCTGCGATGGCTGCTCCAAGGCGGGTATCGCTGGCATAGTATTCAAGTGCGCCCAGTGTCCCAACTATCACCTGTGCGCCTATTGCTACGCAGAGGATCTGCACGATATTGAGCACCCGTTCATCCGCTACACGACTCCCAACTCGCTGGGCGTGAGATTGCCCATGAGAAAAGGTGCCAAGCGCATCCAGCTGCGAGGCATCTTTGTGGGTTCCAAAGTGGTGCGCGGTCCTGACTGGGAGTGGAACGAACAGGACGGCGGAGAGGGCAGGACGGGTCGGGTAATGGAAATCCGAGGCTGGGACAACGAATCGTGTCGCAGCGTGGCCAACGTATCGTGGGTAACCGGATCGACTAACGTCTACCGTCTAGGTCACAAGGGAAACGTTGACCTCAAATACATTACGGCCACGTGCGGCGGTCACTACTACAAGGACCACATGCCTGTTCTGGGTCAGACAGAGGAGTTGCAGCCGGTGGCGCCCATGGTGAAGCCAAGCTTTTCCGTGGGCGACCGCGTCAAGGTTTGCCTAGAGGTTGACGCGCTAATGAAGTTGCAGCAGGGCCATGGCGGATGGAATCCACGCATGGTCGAGCATTTGTCCAAACTGGGCACTGTACACCGCATCACAGACAAGGGTGATATACG TGTTCAGTATGAAAACTGTCCCAATCGATGGACCTTTCATCCCGCCGCACTCGTTAAGGTTGTCTCTTTTCGTGTAGGTGACCTGGTCACCATCATCAACGATGCCAACAaagtgcagcagctgcagaaggGTCACGGCGAATGGATAGAAATCATGCGACAC GCCCTGGGAAAAATTTGCAAGGTTGTGAAGGTGTACTCGGACGGCGACCTCCGCATCCAACAGTTGGACGACGGCTTCGAATGGACTCTGAATCCGAAATGTGTCAAACTAGAGCGTTCTCCTTTGGCCACGGCAGCTGAGCGCTCCAACAGTATGATGGACCTGAGCCACCGACGCGCTGACCATGTAATGACACCGCTCTCTGGCCTCTCTGGTAGTTCGGTTGCCGACAAGTTGGTGCGCGAGGCTGCACAGGGTCATTTGGATTTCGTGCGGCAGTACCTGGACGTGAATCCCAGCCAGGTGGATGTGATGAGTGGCGGCAAGGCTTGTATTCAGGTGGCCTCTCATCAGGGCTACGTCGATCTTGTCAGCTACCTCATCTCCAAGGGTGCCAACGTGAATGCGGTCGACAAGGAAGGTGATTCAGCTCTGCACTACGCAGCATTTGGCAACCAGCCGGCCACCATGCgagtgctgctgcagcacgGTGCTGAGGTGAACTTCCTGAACTCGAGCCACTGCTCTGCACTGCACATCTGCGCGCACAAGAAAACGCCGCACTGTGTCCGTGAGTTGCTGCAGCACAATGCCAACGTAAACATTCAGGATTCGTACGGGGATACGGCGCTTCACGACGCAATCGGCAAGGAGAATACGGAAGTTGTTGAGTTGCTTTGTAATGCTCCGAATCTTGACTTTACGGTTAAGAATAATCGCGGATTTAACGTGCTACACCATGCAGCGCTTAAAGGAAACGTGGTAGCTGCTCGTCGTATCCTGTTGCTCTCCCGCCAGCTGGTCAACGTGCGCAAAGACGACGGTTTTGCGGCTCTTCACTTGGCAGCCCTTAACGGTCATGCCCAGGTTGTGGAAACGCTGGTCACTGAGGGCCAAGCTGAGTTAGATATACGCAATAATCGCCAACAGACGCCGTTCCTTCTGGCCGTCTCCCAGGGCCATGCCGGGGTAATCGAGCGACTCGTTCGCCTCTCCTGCGACGTGAATGCCAAGGACGAGGATGGCGACAATGCGATGCACTTGTGCGTCATTAAGAAGTCCAATCTGCAGTCGGCCGCGGAGCCTCAGCCAGAAGAGGCTCCTGAGATTCACAAGTTTTACCTGAGTCTAGTGCACTCGAGCATTCGTCCCGAGGATCGTTTAATGTACAGTATATTAATCTATCTTTCGAGGGCCGGCTGCCGAGTGGAGCTGAACAACGCCAATGCAAGCATTTTTGAGTGGATAACGGACCGCCACATCAGGCAACTGATTTTTGGGCAGCAGGGCGAAGCTGAATCGCTGCCTAGGAATCTTCAGGCTTTGGAAGTGTCCGCAGTATCAGCCGACGGTGAGGAGAGCTCTGCGTCTGCTGGAGCTGAATCCAATGGAGCCGGGCCTGGAAGCGTCGCAGCACCCCCACCACCGCAGCGCCAGACATTTGAACTaatgccaaagccaaacgATATCCCAGCCATTGGAGTAGGAGCATCTCCATCCACACCCTCCGCCTCGCCGGGCGTTAAGAAACTGAACTCCGATGCAACACAGCAAAACGTCTCTCCACAGGTGGCACCGCGCAAGAAGGCGCCCAAGCCTCCGGTTACCACTAGCTCGACCAGCACCGCGTTGGAGGCCGGAGCGGCTGGGCCCAGTACAAGTCCGGTGATCGTGCCCGGTCCCCAGGAGTGCATTGTGTGCAATGAAATCCTGCCGATGGTGCGCTTTGAGCCGTGTCAGCATCAGATCGCCTGCGAGGAGTGCGGCATCCGAATGAAAAAGTGTCTCCGCTGTGCCGTGGCAATCGAGCGGCGGTTGACGGTCAGCGGCCGAGTGGTGGCCCTGCCCACGTCCACGTCACCTAGTGACCCCACTCGCCTACCGTCCGGGGATCTACTTCGCTATCTGGAGAACAAAGTGCTGGAGTTTGAGGAGTCGCACTTCTGCGGTATTTGCATGGAGCGAAAGAGGGATGTGGCCTTCCTGTGCGGGCACGGCGCGTGCTCCCATTGTGCCGAAACGCTCCGCACATGCCACATGTGTCGCAAGACAATACTCAAGAAGATCAACCTGTACTGA
- the LOC6732758 gene encoding protein catecholamines up yields MAKQVADFQCSKLQLYQKLALVVILGAVLFSLPALCAGQGNPSFKYSREANENFDPQKAPRAEHHHDHDHDHGHHHHGHDHDHDHDHGHHHHGHDHDHDHGHDHGHHHHGHDERHTKAKPDLDMSTIWLHSIGSTLLISAAPFVLLYIIPLDNSEAMKPRLKVLLAFASGGLLGDAFLHLIPHATHPHSHGEHGHDHGHDHHHHHDGEEHEHAHSHDMSIGLWVLGGIIAFLSVEKLVRILKGGQGGHGHSHGAPKPKPVPAKKKSSDKEDSGDGDKPAKPAKTKSKKPEAEPEGEVEISGYLNLAADFAHNFTDGLAIGASYLAGNSIGIVTTITILLHEVPHEIGDFAILIKSGCSRRKAMLLQLVTALGALAGTALALLGAGGGDGSAPWVLPFTAGGFIYIATVSVLPELLEESTKLKQSLKEIFALLTGVALMIVIAKFE; encoded by the exons ATGGCCAAACAAGTGGCTGATTTCCAGTGCAGTAAGCTCCAGTTGTACCAGAAGCTGGCACTGGTCGTAATCCTAGGAGCAGTGCTTTTCTCGCTCCCGGCATTGTGCGCCGGCCAGGGCAATCCCAGTTTCAAATACTCGCGGGAAGCCAACGAAAATTTCGATCCGCAGAAGGCTCCACGGGCGGAGCACCATCATGATCATGACCACGATCATggacaccaccaccacggGCATGATCATGATCATGACCACGATCATggacaccaccaccacggGCACGATCATGATCACGACCACGGACATGATCACGGACACCATCATCACGGGCACGATGAAAGGCACACCAAGGCAAAGCCGGATTTGG ATATGAGCACCATTTGGCTGCACTCGATCGGCTCAACTCTTCTTATCAGTGCCGCTCCCTTCGTGCTGCTGTATATCATTCCCTTAGACAACAGTGAGGCGATGAAGCCGCGTCTGAAAGTGCTTCTGGCCTTTGCTTCTGGCGGTTTGTTGGGCGATGCCTTTCTGCACTTGATTCCTCATGCCACGCATCCACACAGTCATGGAGAACACGGCCACGATCACGGTCAtgatcaccatcatcatcatgatggCGAGGAGCATGAACATGCTCATAGCCACGATATGAGCATTGGTCTGTGGGTCCTTGGAGGAATCATTGCCTTCCTTTCGGTGGAGAAACTGGTACGCATTCTAAAGGGCGGTCAGGGAGGACACGGCCACAGCCATGGAGcaccaaagccaaaaccagTGCCTGCTAAGAAAAAGTCTTCTGACAAAGAAGACAGCGGAGATGGAGACAAACCGGCAAAGCCAGCCAAAACCAAGTCCAAGAAACCAGAAGCGGAGCCAGAAGGTGAAGTGGAGATTTCCGGCTACTTGAATTTGGCGGCGGACTTTGCTCACAACTTCACAGATGGCCTGGCCATCGGCGCCTCCTATTTGGCGGGCAACAGCATTGGCATCGTGACCACTATCACCATTCTGCTGCACGAAGTGCCCCATGAGATTGGCGACTTTGCCATTCTTATAAAGTCTGGCTGTTCCAGGCGAAAGGCAATGCTTCTGCAGCTCGTCACAGCGCTCGGAGCTTTGGCGGGCACAGCGTTAGCTCTTCTGGGAGCTGGAGGCGGGGACGGATCGGCCCCATGGGTCTTGCCCTTCACCGCCGGCGGCTTTATTTACATCGCAACAGTGAGTGTCCTGCcggagctgctggaggagTCTACTAAACTGAAACAGTCGCTGAAGGAAATCTTTGCGCTGCTCACCGGCGTAGCCCTAATGATCGTTATCGCCAAGTTCGAGTAA
- the LOC6732759 gene encoding tetratricopeptide repeat protein 19 homolog, mitochondrial isoform X1, translating into MLVRNICKFTQAMVRFRVVANPRDYCHLAPLKRSRYHQRSEFGCRPLCSNSAGYQVSWVAVPTSGSSSGMFWAFSAAFSLNLFGPTDEKEETPEEKLIKTIKRSILCIQREQYDKAEQMLHLALRMAQDIQSKDGITYVFDLMANLAMEREQFKKAEKIFTDVMKRLFAEGHTEESPKILHISSKIAHMSQLQGDLEKSFQGFTWTLQQLAKLLEKMPDDKDILELYGLTKNWFGQLLMKQGKYLEAKNLFKEAFDTLINVYGAVNDASVTILNNISVAYVNLEKYTEARETLLEAMELTKELKDATQEGILQANLGLVYLREGLMSQAENACRLAWKLGKQHQNPDAVEQAEYCLNEIKTTLNGEKRQ; encoded by the exons ATGTTAGTCAGAAATATTTGCAAGTTTACGCAAGCTATGGTCAGGTTTCGCGTTGTCGCGAATCCCAGAGATTACTGTCATCTTGCGCCGCTGAAGAGAAGCCGTTATCACCAACGGTCAGAATTCGGATGTCGACCGCTGTGCTCCAATAGTGCGGGCTACCAGGTGTCCTGGGTAGCTGTACCCACTTCTGGCTCTTCCAGTGGAATGTTTTGGGCATTTTCCGCTGCTTTCTCTTTGAATCTGTTTGGTCCCACCGACGAAAAGGAGGAAACTCCGGAGGAAAAGCTGATCAAGACCATCAAACGATCAATCCTGTGCATTCAGAGGGAACAGTACGACAAGGCCGAGCAAATGCTCCACCTGGCTCTGCGAATGGCGCAGGATATTCAGAGCAAGGACGGCATCACATATGTGTTTGATCTGATGGCCAATTTGGCCATGGAACGCGAGCAGTTTAAGAAGGCGGAGAAGATATTCACGGACGTGATGAAACGCCTCTTTGCCGAGGGACACACCGAAGAGAGCCCCAAG ATACTTCACATCAGCTCCAAGATAGCACACATGTCTCAGCTGCAAGGGGATCTGGAAAAGAGCTTTCAAGGGTTTACTTGGACCTTGCAGCAGTTGGCTAAGCTACTGGAGAAAATGCCCGACGACAAGGACATACTGGAGCTGTATGGCTTGACAAAGAATTG GTTCGGCCAGCTGCTTATGAAGCAGGGCAAGTACCTGGAGGCTAAAAACCTCTTTAAGGAGGCCTTCGACACGCTCATAAATGTTTATGGTGCCGTCAACGACGCCTCTGTAACCATCCTAAATAACATCAGTGTGGCGTACGTAAAC CTGGAAAAGTACACCGAGGCAAGGGAGACGCTTTTGGAGGCCATGGAACTGACTAAGGAGCTAAAGGATGCCACCCAGGAAGGCATTCTGCAGGCAAATCTGGGTTTGGTGTATCTTCGCGAGGGCCTTATGTCGCAGGCGGAGAACGCTTGCCGACTGGCGTGGAAACTGGGCAAGCAACACCAGAATCCCGATGCCGTAGAGCAGGCCGAGTATTGTCTCAACGAGATAAAGACCACCCTGAATGGAGAGAAGCGCCAGTGA
- the LOC6732759 gene encoding tetratricopeptide repeat protein 19 homolog, mitochondrial isoform X2, with protein sequence MLVRNICKFTQAMVRFRVVANPRDYCHLAPLKRSRYHQRSEFGCRPLCSNSAGYQVSWVAVPTSGSSSGMFWAFSAAFSLNLFGPTDEKEETPEEKLIKTIKRSILCIQREQYDKAEQMLHLALRMAQDIQSKDGITYVFDLMANLAMEREQFKKAEKIFTDVMKRLFAEGHTEESPKILHISSKIAHMSQLQGDLEKSFQGFTWTLQQLAKLLEKMPDDKDILELYGLTKNWY encoded by the exons ATGTTAGTCAGAAATATTTGCAAGTTTACGCAAGCTATGGTCAGGTTTCGCGTTGTCGCGAATCCCAGAGATTACTGTCATCTTGCGCCGCTGAAGAGAAGCCGTTATCACCAACGGTCAGAATTCGGATGTCGACCGCTGTGCTCCAATAGTGCGGGCTACCAGGTGTCCTGGGTAGCTGTACCCACTTCTGGCTCTTCCAGTGGAATGTTTTGGGCATTTTCCGCTGCTTTCTCTTTGAATCTGTTTGGTCCCACCGACGAAAAGGAGGAAACTCCGGAGGAAAAGCTGATCAAGACCATCAAACGATCAATCCTGTGCATTCAGAGGGAACAGTACGACAAGGCCGAGCAAATGCTCCACCTGGCTCTGCGAATGGCGCAGGATATTCAGAGCAAGGACGGCATCACATATGTGTTTGATCTGATGGCCAATTTGGCCATGGAACGCGAGCAGTTTAAGAAGGCGGAGAAGATATTCACGGACGTGATGAAACGCCTCTTTGCCGAGGGACACACCGAAGAGAGCCCCAAG ATACTTCACATCAGCTCCAAGATAGCACACATGTCTCAGCTGCAAGGGGATCTGGAAAAGAGCTTTCAAGGGTTTACTTGGACCTTGCAGCAGTTGGCTAAGCTACTGGAGAAAATGCCCGACGACAAGGACATACTGGAGCTGTATGGCTTGACAAAGAATTGGTATTGA